In the genome of Roseovarius sp. Pro17, the window GCTGGACGGGATCGAGGTAACGCTGCTGTCGCGCGCCAATGCGGTGCTGGGAACGGCGGCGACCGATAGTGACGGGCATGTACGCTTTGACGCGGGCCTGACGCGCGGCACCGGTGGGGCGGCGCCTGCGTTGGTCATCGCCAAGAAGGGCGATGAGGATGCGGCATTTCTGTCGCTGACCGACCCCGCCTTTGATCTGTCGGATCGCGGCGTCGAGGGCCGTGCGCCCGCACCGCCTGTCGACGTGTTCCTTGCCACCGATCGCGGTGCCTATCGCGCAGGCGAAGTGATCCATGCCACCGCACTGGCGCGCGACGACCGGGCCGAGGCGATAACCGGCCTGCCGCTTACAGCGATCCTGACGCGCCCGGACGGCGTGGAATATACCCGCAATCTATCGGCGGATGGCACAGCGGGCGGCCACGTGTTCAACCTGCCAGTGGGCGAAACGGCTCCGCGCGGCACCTGGACGCTGGATATCAAGGCCGATCTGGACGCGCCTGCGCTGGCGTCGACCCAGCTTCTGGTCGAGGATTTCCTGCCTGAGCGCATTGATTTCACCCTGTCCCTGCCCGACGGCACGATCAGCGCCGATGCACCGCCCCGGGTGCAAATCGAGGCGAAATACCTCTTTGGTGCGCCCGGTGGCGGTCTGAAATCCGAGGGCGAGCTGGTGCTGAGGCCTGCCCGCGACCTCGATGGGTTCCCCGGCTACATCTTTGGCCGATACGATAGCGCGGACGGGCCGCAAGTATCGGTCTTGGACACACAAACCACCGCGGCGGACGGCACGCTGAGCCTGCCATTGGAAATGCCCGAAGGTCTAGGCGACGATCGCCCCTACACTGCCACCGCAGTCGTGCGCCTGCGCGAGGGATCGGGTCGCCCGGTCGAGCGGCAGATCACCCGCACGGTCGCGCCCAACGCGCCAATCATCGGCATCAAACCCGCCTTTGACGATGTCGTGCAGGAGGGCAGCGAGGCGCGCTTTGACGTGATCGCCGTTGCGCCTGACCTGACCCGCACCGACATGCCGGTGAAATGGACCCTGAACCGAGTCAAGACGCGCTATCAATGGTATCGCCAATACGGCAATTGGGACTGGGAACCGATCACGACCCGCACCCGCATCGCCACGGGCGATGGGATGCTGGGCGATGCGCCTCTCGCCGTTTCCGCCCCGGTGGACTGGGGCCAGTATGAGCTGCTGGTCGAGCGCACGGATGGCCCCTATGTCGCTTCTTCGACGCAGTTCTACGCAGGCTGGTATGCCCCCGCCGACGCCAGGCAGACACCCGACACGCTGGAGTTATCGCTGGATTCTGAGACCTATGCGCCCGGCGACACTGCGCGGCTGCGCATCGTGCCGCGTTACTCTGGCACAGCGCTGGTCACCGTCATGTCGAACCGGGTGATCTCGCGCCAAGCCGTCGAAGTGACGGAGGGCGAAAACGTCATCCCCGTCGAAATCACCGAGGATTGGGGCGCAGGTGCCTATGTCACCGCACAGGTGATCCGCCCGATGGACGTCTCCGCCGGGCAGAACCCCGCGCGGTCGCTGGGGCTGGCCTATGCGAAAATCGATCCGGGCGAACGGCAGCTGGCCGTCACCATTGACGCGCCCGACACTTCGGACCCGCGCGGCCCGCTGAGTGCCACCGTCAAGGTCGACGGGCTGGAGGGCGAGACGGGCTATGTCACGCTGGCCGCCGTCGATGTGGGCATTCTGAACCTGACCGGGTTCGACAGCCCCGATCCATCCGACCATTACTTTGGCCAGCGCCGCCTAGGAGTCGAGATCCGCGATATCTATGGACGTCTCATCGACGCAATGAATGGCGCTGACGGGCGCGTACGCTCGGGCGGGGATGCAGGCAACGGTATGCAGCGCAAATCGCCCCCGCCGACCGAGGAGTTGGTCGCTTACTTCACCGGGCCGCTGACCGTCGGCGCAGACGGCACAGCCGAGGCGCAGTTCGACATTCCCGATTTCAACGGCACCGTGCGCCTCATGGCCATCGCGTGGAGCGCCAAGGGCGTGGGCCAAGCCGAGCGCGACGTGCTCGTGCGCGATCCCGTGGTGCTGACCGCGTCTGTCCCCCGCTTTCTCGCGCCCGGCGATACCAGCTCGATGCTGCTCGAAATTGTCCACGCCACCGGACCCACGGGCCGCGTCGGTCTGGATCTTTCCGCGCCGGGTCTGGCCCTGACGGGCAACATCCCCTCAGGTTTCGATCTGGGCGAAGGGCAAAAGCAGACCTTCCGCCTGCCCGTCACCGCAGGCGAGGTCGGTGATTACGACATCCGCATTGCCCTCACTACGCCGGACGGCAGGCAGCTGACCAAATCGCTGACGCTGCCCGTGCGCGCCAATGATCCTGCTGTATCCGGAACCCGGCGGTTCGAGTTGGCGGCAGGCGATACCTTTACCCTGACGGACGACCTGTTCGCGCTATATCGCCCCGGCACGGGCGAGGCGGTCATGTCAGCGGGCGCGTTGGCACGGCTGAATGTGCCCGGCCTGCTTCAATCGCTGAACCGCTACCCCTATGGCTGCACCGAACAGACGACGTCCCGCGCGCTACCGCTGATCTACTTTAACCAAGTCGCCTCGGCCTTGGGCCTCGGAAATGACGCCAGAATCCAGGAACGCGTGCAGCAGGCCGTTGCAAAAGTACTGACCCGTCAGACAGGCAGCGGCGCCTTCGGCCTCTGGCGCGCGGAATCGGGTGATTTCTGGCTGGACGCCTATGTCGCCGACTTCCTGTCGCGCGCGCGCGCCGAAGGGTTTGATGTGCCCAACCACGCCTTTACCATGGCGATGGACAACCTGCGCAACCGCGTGAACTATGCCCCTGATTTCGACAATGGCGGCGAAGATATCGCCTACGCGCTGATGGTCCTCGCCCGCGAAGGTGCGGCCAGCATGGGCGATCTGCGCTATTACGCCGACGTCAAGGTCGGCGACTTTGCAACACCGCTTGCGCAGGCACAATTGGGCGCGGCGTTGGCCTTCTACGGGGATCAATCGCGCGCGGATCGCATGTTCCGCGCGGCGCTGGACAAAAGCGCGAATGACAGCGACGGCCGCCATGTCTGGCGCTCGGATTACGGCACTGCCGCGCGTGACCGCGCTGGCGTTCTGGCCCTTTTGGTCGAGGCAGGCAGCGAGGTGGGCGATGCCGCCGATCTGGCCCGCCGCCTGAACACCGACGGCCCGCACATGTCCACCCAGGAAGAGGCGTGGAGCCTTCTGGCCGCAAATGCCCTGATCAAGGACAGCTCATCGCAGGGCCTGACCGTGAACGGCGATCCTGTCACCGGCCCGTTCATCCGCAAGCTGGAGGCTGAGACGCTGACGCCCCAGCGGATCGAGAATACCGCGCAGACAGACACCGACATCACGCTGACCACCTTTGGCGTGCCGTTGGTCCCCGGCCCGGCGGATGGCTATGGCTACCGGATCGAGCGCACGTATTACGACATGGACGGAAACGAGATCACGCTGGTCAATGTCCCCTCCGGCGCGCGGCTGGTTACCGTTCTGACCGTCACCCCTTTCGAGGACAGCGAGGCGCGGCTGATCATTGACGATCCGCTGCCTGCGGGGCTTGAGATCGATAACCCGAACCTTCTGCGCTCAGGCGACGTGCGCTCGCTGGATTGGTTGAAGACCGCATATGCGCGGCATACCGAATTCCGCTCAGACCGCTTCATCGCCGCCGTCGACTGGCGCGAAGACGAGGCATTCCGCCTTGCCTATATCGTGCGCGCTATCTCGCCCGGTAGCTACCATCACCCGGCCGCCACGGTCGAAGACATGTATCGACCCCAGTATCGCGCCCATACCGATACCGGCGCGATGACAGTGACCGAGTAGCACCATGCGCGCGCACCGTTGGCTCTTTGCACTCGCCCTGACGCTGGGCCTTGCGGCGGGCGGGCGCGATGCACTGGATCGCTGGATAGATGCGACGCCAATGCCTCCGTTGCTGAGTGCGACCGGCACCGAAGTGCTGGACCGCGACGGGCGCACGCTGCGCGTCTATACCGTCGCCGATGGCCGCTGGCGGCTAGAGCCGGGTCAGGTGGATGCGGCGTTCATCGACATGCTGATTGCCTACGAGGATCGCCGCTATCGCAGCCATTTCGGCGTCGATCTACGCGCCATGCTGCGCGCGGCGATGCAGGCCGTTTGGAACGGCGGCATCGTTTCGGGCGGCTCGACCCTGACGATGCAGACCGCGCGTCTGATGGAGGATGGCAGCACCGGCCAATGGGCGGGCAAGGCGCGCCAGATCCGGCTGGCGCTAGCGCTGGAGCGACGGTTGACCAAGGATCAGATCCTGCAAATCTATCTCACCCGCGCGCCCTATGGCGGCAATATCGAGGGCATCCGCGGCGCCACCCTCGCGTGGTTCGGCAAGGAACCTGCCCGCCTGACCCCCGCCGAGGCGGCGTTGCTGGTGGCCCTGCCACAATCGCCCGAAACGCGCAGACCCGACCGGCACCGCGATGCAGCACGCGTGGCGCGCGACCGCGTTCTGGACCGCATGGCGCGACAAGGCATACTGAGCGATGAGGCCGCAAGCGCCGCCAAGCTGGACCCGGTGCCCAGCGCGCG includes:
- a CDS encoding alpha-2-macroglobulin family protein, which codes for MLRNIILPMFFMLFAAGLTAQTAIPERRAVITADVDFYGADLTALFDTTYDACQNACLSDPQCHAFTYNTKSNACFPKSAVSDQQLFEGAYSGRVVETDSQVLAMSDGRANDLSFLGTGTLSQAREQADKIGRLHSGGAWTIEAMIAAAQNRESGGDMLNAMRWTGAAVATSDLSEHWTDYARLSLRIGKDKSKHTRQAISASTNAYLRALSDGARINALLVMADALERGDRGRDMVQALRLAYEVQPRADVTSQLDAAVAKYGFRITDNSIDSDTATPRICAEFSEDLIEAGTDYAPFVRVPDPGMVVQPEKRQICIDGVQHGERYSITFRKGLPAADGQALVKDIEITTYVRDREPNVAFPGRAYVLPRAADAALPVETVNLDSVQLSLRRVSDRNLLRAIQDGYFGRPLDGYTLDSFSENIAQDIWTGTGEVQNELNRTMTTRLPLGDVLKDQPPGIYTLSASIKGVETYDDAGATQWFVLTDLGLTTMMGNDGLNVFARSLASADALDGIEVTLLSRANAVLGTAATDSDGHVRFDAGLTRGTGGAAPALVIAKKGDEDAAFLSLTDPAFDLSDRGVEGRAPAPPVDVFLATDRGAYRAGEVIHATALARDDRAEAITGLPLTAILTRPDGVEYTRNLSADGTAGGHVFNLPVGETAPRGTWTLDIKADLDAPALASTQLLVEDFLPERIDFTLSLPDGTISADAPPRVQIEAKYLFGAPGGGLKSEGELVLRPARDLDGFPGYIFGRYDSADGPQVSVLDTQTTAADGTLSLPLEMPEGLGDDRPYTATAVVRLREGSGRPVERQITRTVAPNAPIIGIKPAFDDVVQEGSEARFDVIAVAPDLTRTDMPVKWTLNRVKTRYQWYRQYGNWDWEPITTRTRIATGDGMLGDAPLAVSAPVDWGQYELLVERTDGPYVASSTQFYAGWYAPADARQTPDTLELSLDSETYAPGDTARLRIVPRYSGTALVTVMSNRVISRQAVEVTEGENVIPVEITEDWGAGAYVTAQVIRPMDVSAGQNPARSLGLAYAKIDPGERQLAVTIDAPDTSDPRGPLSATVKVDGLEGETGYVTLAAVDVGILNLTGFDSPDPSDHYFGQRRLGVEIRDIYGRLIDAMNGADGRVRSGGDAGNGMQRKSPPPTEELVAYFTGPLTVGADGTAEAQFDIPDFNGTVRLMAIAWSAKGVGQAERDVLVRDPVVLTASVPRFLAPGDTSSMLLEIVHATGPTGRVGLDLSAPGLALTGNIPSGFDLGEGQKQTFRLPVTAGEVGDYDIRIALTTPDGRQLTKSLTLPVRANDPAVSGTRRFELAAGDTFTLTDDLFALYRPGTGEAVMSAGALARLNVPGLLQSLNRYPYGCTEQTTSRALPLIYFNQVASALGLGNDARIQERVQQAVAKVLTRQTGSGAFGLWRAESGDFWLDAYVADFLSRARAEGFDVPNHAFTMAMDNLRNRVNYAPDFDNGGEDIAYALMVLAREGAASMGDLRYYADVKVGDFATPLAQAQLGAALAFYGDQSRADRMFRAALDKSANDSDGRHVWRSDYGTAARDRAGVLALLVEAGSEVGDAADLARRLNTDGPHMSTQEEAWSLLAANALIKDSSSQGLTVNGDPVTGPFIRKLEAETLTPQRIENTAQTDTDITLTTFGVPLVPGPADGYGYRIERTYYDMDGNEITLVNVPSGARLVTVLTVTPFEDSEARLIIDDPLPAGLEIDNPNLLRSGDVRSLDWLKTAYARHTEFRSDRFIAAVDWREDEAFRLAYIVRAISPGSYHHPAATVEDMYRPQYRAHTDTGAMTVTE